One region of Ptiloglossa arizonensis isolate GNS036 chromosome 8, iyPtiAriz1_principal, whole genome shotgun sequence genomic DNA includes:
- the LOC143150359 gene encoding anaphase-promoting complex subunit CDC26, with product MIRRSPTRIDLRLDDLQEYERMRKVLEAKKESERQPAFNPPSWGGKVPQSEIQERIGFMPQNQASHSRPNI from the coding sequence ATGATACGGCGCAGCCCGACGAGAATCGACTTACGATTAGACGATCTGCAAGAATACGAGAGAATGAGAAAAGTTCTCGAAGCCAAAAAAGAATCTGAAAGACAACCAGCATTCAACCCTCCCTCGTGGGGCGGTAAAGTGCCGCAAAGTGAAATCCAAGAACGTATTGGTTTTATGCCGCAGAATCAAGCATCGCATTCACGGCCTAATATATAG
- the Ing3 gene encoding inhibitor of growth family, member 3: MLYLEDYVEMIEHLPQELRDRFTEMREMDLGVQNSMDSLEKKVKTFFSNAKKMKPSEKEAEYEAIRREYYKTLEDADEKVHLANQMYDLVDRYLRRLDQELHKFKMELEADNKGITEILEKRSLELDQPPTNSSQKENRYSFTSSSRSRDNHSHSRAEKRRDSNASSTSIEKRLAIEKISPSLPESRPASANSGPIIAATSVPSTPTAIANSVGSVSYNLGHIGAGGNAIAAAASQAIAATQQMQQGRRTASLKASYEAINTGGVHAAEFSRELAGAAQTAIAAIQETTKKHKKKVTTAVPSSSVVAASIQQPVSPPVITTNTQVVDSDNPDWTYDPNEPRYCICNQVSYGDMVACDNSDCPFEWFHYPCVGITAPPKGKWYCPQCTSSMKRRGGRKN; the protein is encoded by the exons ATGCTTTACTTGGAAGATTATGTCGAAA TGATCGAGCACCTACCACAAGAATTAAGAGACCGATTCACAGAAATGAGAGAAATGGACTTAGGTGTACAAA ATTCAATGGATAGtttagaaaaaaaagtaaagaccttcttttcaaatgcaaaaaaaaTGAAGCCTAGTGAAAAAGAAGCAGAATACGAAGCCATTAGAAGAGAGTATTATAAGACTTTAGAGGATGCAGATGAAAAGGTGCACTTAGCTAACCAGATGTATGATTTAGTAGATAGATATTTGAGGAGATTAGATCAGgaactgcacaaatttaaaATGGAACTAGAAGCAGATAATAAAGGTATCACAGAAATATTGGAAAAGAGGTCACTGGAATTAGATCAACCACCTACGAATAGCAGTCAAAAAGAGAATCGGTATAGCTTTACATCATCCAGTAGGTCACGAGACAATCACAGTCATT CTCGggcagagaagagaagagattcAAATGCATCCTCTACTTCGATAGAAAAACGTTTAGCTATAGAAAAAATTTCACCGAGTCTTCCTGAATCGCGACCAGCTTCTGCAAATTCAGGACCAATTATTGCCGCTACAAGCGTGCCATCTACCCCTACTGCCATTGCAAATTCTGTTGGCTCTGTAAGTTATAATCTTGGTCACATAGGAGCTGGTGGAAACGCCATTGCAGCTGCAGCATCTCAGGCAATTGCTGCTACTCAGCAAATGCAACAAGGCAGACGTACTGCCAGTTTGAAAGCTAGTTACGAGGCTATCAATACTGGTGGTGTGCACGCGGCTGAGTTTAGTAGAGAATTAGCTGGTGCTGCTCAAACAGCTATTGCAGCTATACAAGAAACAACTAAGAAGCATAAAAA AAAAGTAACGACTGCTGTTCCAAGTTCAAGTGTAGTTGCTGCCTCCATTCAGCAACCAGTATCGCCTCCAGTCATAACTACAAATACACAAGTTGTGGATTCGGATAATCCAGATTGGACATATGATCCAAACGAGCCAAGATATTGTATATGCAATCAAGTATCTTATGGAGATATGGTCGCGTGTGACAATTCAGAT TGTCCATTTGAATGGTTTCACTATCCATGTGTGGGTATCACTGCACCGCCAAAAGGCAAGTGGTACTGTCCCCAATGTACATCTTCTATGAAGAGACGCGGAGGTCGGAAAAACTGA